In one Drosophila albomicans strain 15112-1751.03 chromosome X, ASM965048v2, whole genome shotgun sequence genomic region, the following are encoded:
- the LOC117578227 gene encoding myb-binding protein 1A, which produces MANSKTKLANGGKKRKPQAEKENQKPQHNETELPAKKAKREVKNETEDAAPNNAVKKIDASHINKGIFKIFAKLQETSKLANVDKHVGEMIALLTNETDDDARLATCAYALKRLVRCTGADDMQSVALSACQIHRILRQVPHIDPLELLATLKRELHVSSQSKAKEESLAGVGQLITVMAILQSQHFEKPSKELIEQIYPLLISNLKGREYLVNMCVDIMTESFQQLSPKLFEAHVWPLLQLELNKPLSALKLPQCDLLLAIHLLYPKLLSRKQLESSLWRNQPQYAQLFDLYLNNSAIPSDDVCTRLAKFVSHKANGELYKTFVQHVESQLPLRHNTAKGFVIRTLAYVLIHSADGNSELFSPSLIQMLIQELATARQLKPSEKVKPSQLQLREICLEFEHTLLLSFEHHLQQDASKVKLLRSLLDVELQLDSVTQTPRITSQLLGQLNAEGVKEMLQFYSQKLINANEELYKMHGEHCLKQLQQLLFNPKLTEPKEHLNLILLTASFHVNESGVACEPKEASAFSRQSAARCEEILYSYLLRKPSKSVDLLTTLVDRLRSTLQALNALLEQQDESKVRAKLTPELKQAWLKIKQLLLNEKANSKSTTSSISSAFDALILCLGLSIYTPNCSAPIELLNDLFICKENALKATKKKGKEEMKWQDVLTDLLLQLLVQKGHFWRELVNAAGGALMPQLNRDNLEQLLVVLDMSKNPLGDKQDDEDDAEGDEEADDDEDEDEQSSDDEDDDNDDDEEDDDAEEEEDEEEDDDEEGATNLELIRENVRKALLAENNNDGDDDMNDASSVDWNDVDEAEGERLNLALEQAFQSFKPKGGSGGQGKKAKNKQQTKSERINATTLLHFRVRVLDLVELYIQKQPEMESLLDALISVFYVYEFCSNSADKSQQSLAEASKKLLRKFLNQKMSFDSSQSIDKQAIVDAIELFIKPEQVEDPKKSQKPQQKQQPINAKKKGDVAEWRNKCVAYLVSQFDESDATKTPVWSLLQCYLADWAERRNSPHSLASFDAILQSQWKGIPQLAASLAALLKGKLRNFRRQQILELLVKHSRRIANALTKEQRDELIETLTNYKAVGQKDGNLRTKLLKQLQPNK; this is translated from the exons ATGGCTAACAGTAAAACTAAGCTTGCCAATGGCGGCAAGAAACGCAAACCACAAGCCGAAAAGGAGAATCAAAAGCCGCAACACAATGAAACCGAGTTGCCCGCCAAGAAGGCGAAACGTGAAGTCAAAAACGAAACCGAGGATGCGGCACCCAACAATGCTGTAAAGAAGATCGATGCCAGCCACATTAATAAGGGCATCTTTAAGATCTTTGCCAAGCTGCAGGAGACATCAAAGTTGGCAAATGTGGATAAACATGTGGGCGAAATGATTGCACTGCTCACCAACGAAACCGACGACGACGCG CGTTTGGCTACCTGTGCCTATGCCTTAAAGCGCTTGGTGCGCTGCACCGGCGCGGATGACATGCAATCCGTTGCATTAAGTGCCTGCCAAATACATCGCATTCTGCGCCAAGTGCCGCACATCGATCCTTTGGAGCTGCTTGCCACACTGAAGCGCGAGTTGCACGTTAGCAGCCAGTCAAAGGCCAAGGAGGAATCGCTCGCTGGTGTCGGACAATTAATCACTGTGATGGCCATCTTGCAGAGTCAACATTTCGAGAAACCCTCGAAGGAATTGATTGAACAAATCTATCCGCTGTTGATCTCCAATCTCAAGGGACGCGAATATCTGGTCAACATGTGTGTGGACATTATGACCGAGTCCTTTCAGCAG CTGAGCCCAAAGCTCTTTGAGGCACACGTTtggccgctgctgcagctggagctgaaCAAACCGTTGAGCGCCTTGAAGTTGCCACAATGCGATTTGCTCCTCGCCATTCACTTACTGTATCCTAAGCTGCTCTCACGCAAAcaactcgagtcgagtctGTGGCGCAATCAGCCACAATATGCGCAACTTTTCGACTTGTATTTGAACAACTCGGCGATACCCAGCGATGATGTCTGCACGCGTTTGGCCAAATTTGTGTCCCACAAAGCGAACGGAGAGCTCTACAAAACATTTGTGCAGCATGTGGAATCGCAGTTGCCACTGCGCCACAACACAGCGAAAGGTTTTGTGATCCGCACCTTGGCCTATGTCCTCATCCACTCGGCGGATGGCAACAGCGAACTGTTCTCGCCATCGTTGATACAAATGCTGATCCAAGAACTGGCCACAGCCAGGCAATTGAAGCCGAGCGAGAAAGTGAAACCTTCGCAGCTGCAACTACGTGAGATTTGCCTGGAATTCGAGCACACACTGCTGCTCAGCTTTGAGCATCATCTGCAACAGGATGCCAGCAAAGTGAAATTGTTGCGCTCGCTGCTCGACGTCGAGCTACAGCTGGACAGCGTCACCCAGACGCCGCGCATCACGAGCCAACTGCTTGGCCAACTGAACGCCGAGGGCGTTAAGGAAATGCTGCAATTCTATAGCCAGAAATTGATCAATGCCAACGAGGAGCTGTACAAAATGCATGGCGAACATTGCCtcaagcagctgcaacagttgctgttcAATCCCAAGCTAACGGAGCCCAAGGAACACTTGAACTTGATACTGCTCACGGCGAGTTTCCATGTCAACGAAAGCGGCGTCGCTTGCGAGCCAAAGGAGGCATCTGCCTTCAGTCGCCAGAGTGCGGCACGTTGCGAGGAAATCCTCTACAGTTATTTGCTGCGCAAGCCAAGCAAGAGTGTCGATCTATTGACCACGCTGGTGGACAGACTACGCAGCACTCTGCAGGCGCTGAACGCGTTGCTGGAGCAGCAAGACGAGTCAAAGGTGCGCGCTAAGCTGACGCCAGAGTTGAAACAGGCTTGGCTCAAGatcaagcagctgctgctcaacgAGAAGGCGAACAGCAAATCGACAACATCAAGCATATCTTCGGCCTTTGATGCATTAATACTCTGCTTGGGATTAAGCATTTATACGCCCAACTGCAGTGCGCCCATCGAGCTACTGAACGATTTGTTTATCTGCAAGGAGAATGCACTGAAAGCCACCAAAAAGAAG GGCAAAGAGGAGATGAAGTGGCAGGATGTGTTGACGgatctgctgctgcagttgctcgtGCAAAAAGGACACTTTTGGCGTGAGCTTGTCAATGCTGCTGGCGGCGCTTTGATGCCGCAGCTGAACCGCGACAATCTGGAGCAGCTGCTGGTTGTGCTGGACATGAGCAAGAATCCGCTGGGCGACAAGCAGGATGACGAAGACGACGCCGAAGGTGATGAGGAAGCGGACgacgatgaagatgaagacgaaCAGTCCAGcgatgatgaggatgacgacaatgatgatgatgaggaagATGATGACgcagaggaggaggaggatgaagaagaggacgatgatgaagaAGGCGCCACCAATCTGGAGCTGATCCGTGAGAATGTTCGCAAAGCATTGCTCGCcgagaacaacaacgatggcgacgacgacaTGAACGATGCCAGCAGCGTGGACTGGAATGATGTGGACGAAGCCGAAGGCGAACGTCTTAATTTAGCACTCGAGCAAGCTTTTCAATCCTTCAAGCCAAAGGGTGGCAGTGGAGGACAGGGCAAAAAGGCAAAGAACAAGCAACAAACGAAATCGGAACGCATCAATGCCACAACGTTGCTGCATTTCCGTGTGCGTGTGCTCGATCTGGTCGAATTGTACATCCAAAAACAACCGGAGATGGAGTCGCTACTCGATGCCTTGATAAGCGTCTTTTATGTGTACGAATTCTGCAGCAACAGCGCCGACAAAAGTCAACAATCTTTGGCCGAGGCCAGTAAGAAATTATTGCGCAAATTCCTCAACCAAAAGATGAGCTTCGATTCATCGCAATCGATCGATAAACAAGCCATTGTCGATGCCATCGAACTGTTCATCAAGCCGGAGCAAGTGGAGGATCCAAAGAAGTCACAGAAAccacaacagaaacagcaaccaATCAATGCCAAGAAGAAGGGCGACGTCGCCGAGTGGCGCAACAAATGTGTCGCTTATTTGGTCAGTCAATTCGATGAGTCCGATGCCACAAAGACTCCCGTCTGGTCGCTGCTTCAATGCTACTTAGCGGATTGGGCCGAACGTCGCAACAGTCCGCATTCGTTGGCCAGCTTCGATGCTATTCTCCAATCCCAGTGGAAGGGAATTCCTCAGTTGGCCGCCAGTTTAGCTGCGTTGCTTAAAGGGAAATTGCGGAATTTCCGTCGCCAGCAGATTCTCGAGTTGCTGGTGAAGCACAGTCGTCGCATTGCCAATGCGTTGACCAAGGAACAACGCGATGAACTGATCGAGACGCTGACGAATTACAAGGCTGTGGGCCAAAAGGATGGAAATCTGCGCACCAAGCTTCTGAAACAGCTGCAGCCCAACAAATAG
- the LOC117563311 gene encoding actin-histidine N-methyltransferase, with protein sequence MGKNKRNAKHKATPQPSSEHNNNNGIRIPKLPDKDRRQLNQLAQSALDILQKMPTNPNEEWKNYVEVQRVLESMMQLERPLQRCAFPPNHSNVNDKARLAKMQAFNEWAKAGGVLSDAVEIAIFPGYGLGLRATRDIEAGEQVLSVPRQLMFSEEHLSEAERNIYSSLPQLTNLNLSYALVIEKMRGAASSWYPYINTLPALYNTVLYFSVEQMQQLRGTSVCSAALRQCRVVARQYITMYKCAYIQPKGSVDASVASMASLFTQFGLCYDLYR encoded by the coding sequence atgGGCAAAAACAAGCGCAATGCAAAGCACAAAGCAACGCCGCAGCCATCAAGTGagcataacaacaataacggtATACGCATACCAAAATTGCCCGATAAGGATCGCCGGCAATTGAATCAGCTGGCACAAAGTGCACTCGACATACTGCAAAAGATGCCAACGAACCCCAACGAAGAGTGGAAGAACTATGTAGAAGTGCAACGGGTACTCGAATCGATGATGCAGCTCGAGAGGCCGCTGCAACGTTGCGCCTTCCCACCCAACCACAGCAATGTGAATGACAAGGCGCGTCTGGCCAAAATGCAGGCGTTCAACGAATGGGCCAAAGCGGGCGGTGTGCTCAGTGATGCTGTGGAAATTGCCATATTCCCCGGCTATGGGCTGGGACTGCGGGCCACACGTGACATTGAGGCTGGCGAGCAGGTGTTGAGCGTGCCCAGGCAACTGATGTTCTCCGAGGAGCACTTATCGGAAGCGGAACGCAACATCTACAGCAGTCTGCCGCAATTGaccaatttgaatttatcgTATGCGTTGGTCATTGAGAAGATGCGCGGTGCCGCCAGCTCATGGTATCCATACATCAATACGCTGCCTGCCCTGTACAACACTGTGCTGTACTTTAGCGTGGAGCAGATGCAACAGCTGCGCGGCACTTCCGTCTGCTCGGCGGCACTGCGTCAATGCCGCGTCGTTGCCCGGCAATACATCACGATGTACAAGTGCGCCTACATTCAGCCCAAGGGCAGCGTGGATGCCTCGGTCGCCTCCATGGCCAGTTTGTTTACCCAGTTTGGTCTCTGCTACGATCTCTACAGGTGA
- the LOC117578228 gene encoding caspase-8 → MQEELDNIELDDLPSVELDLNFAQKVSLSFLLFGVQHSHASFILQKLLTLVRSPPEEQLNSDLLRLYAHANPGSWRSHLVEALCIINARRVLRKLGLNWEQLRLRYLPHISEISLHVHPMLKALYVICERLTVAQSGRLVLDINEKLARQRNEGDIGEPLRFYDLEYLEIFMLDWLTRRHIRLGDIETIGSDVQLLIEYFKFHDMHQFATLLIQTYNSNASAQEYIKCESDAEPEQPTSVVQPAARSNANASNPIALQSAKRVRQENAGILLIINQQTFHRNVDEEFRHLLPTESLRKREGTDVDKRRLTEVFSALGYSVESHDNVDHLTMLELIRSVCDRSMMRDSLIVCILSHGFEGAVYGCDSIPLSIIDLQWVLCADKNLNETPKLLIIQACQQNEKNKQTRDVNAGRMPVNQLGNMVVAMSTVPGYVALRHSLNGSWFIQTLCETVREHADNDHVLEILTTTIGKVSEKRGDKDQQMVPLLSSTLRQKVFLPARNTVLNK, encoded by the exons ATGCAAGAAGAACTGGACAACATAGAATTGGATGATTTACCGTCTGTAGAACTGGATCTCAACTTTGCCCAGAAA GTTTCGCTATCGTTTCTGCTTTTTGGAGTACAACATTCGCATGCCTCGTTCATACTGCAAAAGCTATTGACGCTGGTGCGATCGCCGCCCGAGGAGCAGCTCAATAGCGATCTCTTGCGTCTCTATGCGCATGCGAATCCCGGCAGCTGGCGTTCTCATCTCGTCGAGGCGCTGTGCATCATCAATGCACGCCGTGTGCTACGCAAATTGGGATTGAATTGGGAGCAGCTGCGTCTGCGGTATTTGCCACATATTTCGGAAATTTCTCTGCATGTGCATCCAATGCTCAAGGCTCTGTATGTGATCTGTGAACGCCTGACAGTGGCACAAAGTGGCCGCCTCGTCTTGGACATCAATGAGAAGTTGGCGCGACAACGCAACGAAGGTGATATTGGGGAACCGTTGCGTTTCTATGATTTGGAATATTTGGAGATCTTTATGTTGGATTGGCTGACACGGCGACATATACGTCTGGGCGACATCGAAACCATTGGCAGCGATGTGCAACTGCTGATCGAGTATTTCAAGTTCCACGACATGCATCAGTTTGCCACGCTGCTCATTCAAACCTACAACTCAAATGCCAGCGCCCAAGAGTACATTAAGTGTGAATCGGATGCAGAGCCAGAGCAACCAACTAGTGTGGTGCAGCCCGCTGCTAGgagcaatgccaatgccagcAATCCGATAGCATTGCAGTCTGCTAAGCGGGTGCGGCAAGAGAACGCTGGCATTTTGTTGATCATCAATCAGCAAACTTTTCATCGGAATGTCGATGAGGAATTTCGC CATTTGTTGCCAACTGAAAGTCTGCGCAAACGCGAAGGCACCGATGTGGATAAAAGGCGGTTGACCGAAGTATTCTCGGCTCTCGGCTACAGCGTCGAATCACACGATAATGTCGATCATCTGACGATGTTGGAATTAATACGCAGTGTCTGCGATCGGTCGATGATGCGAGATTCATTGATTGTATGCATCTTGTCGCATGGCTTCGAGGGCGCCGTCTACGGCTGCGATAGCATTCCATTGAGCATCATTGATTTGCAGTGGGTGCTCTGTGCGGATAAGAATCTTAACGAGACGCCCAAGTTGCTCATCATCCAGGCGTGTCAGCAGAACGAGAAGAACAAACAAACT CGCGATGTGAATGCTGGTCGAATGCCGGTCAATCAGCTGGGCAACATGGTGGTGGCCATGTCAACGGTGCCCGGCTATGTGGCGCTGCGACACAGCCTCAACGGCAGCTGGTTCATTCAGACACTATGCGAGACGGTCCGTGAGCATGCCGACAA CGATCATGTGCTTGAAATCTTGACGACGACCATTGGAAAGGTGAGCGAGAAGCGAGGCGACAAGGATCAGCAAATGGTTCCACTTTTAAGCAGCACGCTGCGACAAAAGGTTTTTCTACCAGCCCGCAACACtgtgctaaataaataa